Below is a genomic region from Isosphaeraceae bacterium EP7.
GTCCCTGGTCGACTCCACGGTCCGGGCCGCGATGCTGTCGGGAGCCGGCAAGGCGGTCGCCGCTGGGGCGGCCTCCTCGACGGTCGCGGCGCTGGCCAACGGGACGGCACTGTCCACGACGGCCGCCTGGCTCAAGCTGACCGCCGTCCTCGTCGGGATCGGCCTCGCCTCGATGACCGTCCCGGGGGCGGCCGGGTATCTGGGGCAGTCTCGGAACCCTCCCGCGGCGGAGTCCCCCGAGCCCAAGTCGCCCGACTTCGTCCCCCCGCCCCGTGCGAATCCTCGGGTTGAGCCGGAAGCCGTGATCAAGGCAGCCCCGGTCGCGGGACTGCCGAATGCGGCGAAACCGCCCGTCGATCCGAAGCGACCGCCCAGGAATCCGAGCGTCCTGGCCAACCCGATGGGGGCGATCGCGGTCGACGGCGAGCTTGAGGACTGGCCCGACGACATCGAGTTCCACCCCATCCTCAAGCGGTTCTCCGACGCGCTGGCCGGGGCGGAGATCCCCGAGCGGACGGCCCCGAAGGATGAAAACGACCTGGCCGCCTGGTTCTCGGTCGGCTACAGCCGTGAGGAACAGATGCTCTATGTGGCGATGGTCGTCAGGGACGACGTGCTGATCGTCGGCAACAGCAGCGACAGGGACACCGACGCCGCCGAGGTTTACGTCGATGGGCTGCGGCAAGACCGGAAGATCGAGATGCCGGAATCGCCCTGGTTCAAGACCAGCAACCTTTCCGAGGTTCCCGTCCATCAGTATATCTCGATCCCGGGCCGGGGCCGGATCTACGGCACGCCTTACAAGACCAACCCGATTCTTCTCGCCGGTGACCTGGACAAGACGAAGTCGAAAGCCGCCTTCCGCCGCAAGGGGCTCGTGACCACCTATGAGTGGGCCATCCAGGTCTTCGATCGCTACCCCGACCGGCCGACCGAGCTGGTGCCCGGCAAGTCGATCGGCTTCGACCTGGCCGTCGTGGACAAGGACGTTGCCCCGGGCACGATCGTTCCGCCGGGGACGAAGGTCCAGCCCGACTACGACTGGATTTACTGGGGGCCCAGGTGGAAGGGGATGAAGGTGCTGGACGCCGGCAACCTGGGTGAGCTGGTCCTTGGCGGGGCCCGTTGAGCTTCGCCTTCACGTAAGCCCACCTTGAAGGACGCAGCCTCGTTTGAGGGCGTCCGGGTGGACGGTGCGCGCCGGGTCTCGAGTTTTTTCCGGATGCGGACCGCGTGGTCCCGCATCGATCGTCCCGCAGCCCGAATTCTCTGAGGAGTCGCACAGATGAGCTACAAGCTGATCTCGGCCGGCGTGCGCGCCGCGGGGGCCCTGCTGCTCGGCGGAGTCATCCTCTGGCAGGTCGCCGAGCGGTCGGTGCCACCCGGCGGGGAGACGGTCATCCATGTGACCGAGGCCGAGGTGGACGTCTTCCTCGACGACAGCCATTACCGGGTCGACACCCAGGTGGACTCGCCGATCGTCCGCGAGCTGGCACCCGGCTGGCATACCTTGCGAATGATGAAGGATGGGGAGGTACTCTACGACCGGCCGTTCGAGATCGTTCGCGGCGAATACGGTCCGATCCTGACCGCCTGGAATGAGTTGCGTCAGAATTCCCCTCCCGATCGGTTCCGGGGTGTCGGGCCGACGCCCGACGAACTCGTTCAGGCGCATTGAACGGGGGGCGGACTCTCGTGCGATTCGAGGAGCCATCCCGCGATTGGTCCTCGCGGCGGCCCGTCGATCGTGGAACAATCGCCGAGTCCGAGATCCTTCGATGCCACGCATCGGGCGTGGGCCGGGGAACCCGGGCGTCGACGGCCCGGGAGAGCCCCCGATGATCGCTCCGAGCGTGCTCGCGTTGACACTCGCGTTGGCTGGCAGCCTGGATGCCCACGCCGGGGCACTCTCGGTCGAAGTGAAGGCCGGGGACTTCGACCGCCTCGACACGCCCGTCGCGGTTGTCATTCCGGCCGATCGTTTCGCCCCTCCGGTGCTGGCGGCCTTGAAGCTGGGCCCGCAGACGTTGAGGCTGACGCGGGACGGCGACGAGGGCGACATGGCCGCGCAGGCGGAGTTTTCCGGTGAGGACGAGGCGAACGTGTCGGTCTCGTTCCTGCTGGAAGGGGCGACCCCGGCTCGAACCGGCCGACGCTATCGGCTGGCCTCGGCCGAGGTCACGCGGTCAACCTCTCCCTGGTCGATCGACGAGCGGTCGCCGGGGATCTGGGAGCTGAAGAACCGCGAGCGTTCGGTCTTCCGGTACAACGCGGTGCCGGCGGGCCACCCCAACCACGCGTCGATCCTGCGGCGAGACGCCTACATCCACCCGGCGTTCAGCCCGTCCGGGGCGCTGGTCACGGGCGATTTCTCAAGGCTGCACCCGCACCATCGAGGGTTCTTCCTGGCGCACACCAAGACGCAGGTGGGGTCGCTTCACCCCGACTTCTGGAACTTCCAGAACGGTAGCGGGCGGATCGTCAGCGAGGGGCTGACCACCCACGCCGTCGGCCCCGTCTCGGCGATGTTCCGCACAAGGCATCGCTGGGAAGCCGGAGGCGGCGTGGTCCTGCGCGAGACCTG
It encodes:
- a CDS encoding sigma-70 family RNA polymerase sigma factor, encoding MSSRLASGSRDLQALFGLGRVGDWTDAQLLDCFKGSEGHDSEAAFTTLVRRHGPMVLRVCRGVLKDEHDAQDAFQATFLVLARGASSVRDRSSVAGWLFGVSHRVSSRAKVALARRRTHERRAALMIDRMRQEGAGDSHVDRSALDEEIRKLPEKYREPIVLCYIEGLSQEQAAAHLGWPSGTVRGRLCKARNLLRARLARRGLVVPAAAIAVASTARETLAAVPTSLVDSTVRAAMLSGAGKAVAAGAASSTVAALANGTALSTTAAWLKLTAVLVGIGLASMTVPGAAGYLGQSRNPPAAESPEPKSPDFVPPPRANPRVEPEAVIKAAPVAGLPNAAKPPVDPKRPPRNPSVLANPMGAIAVDGELEDWPDDIEFHPILKRFSDALAGAEIPERTAPKDENDLAAWFSVGYSREEQMLYVAMVVRDDVLIVGNSSDRDTDAAEVYVDGLRQDRKIEMPESPWFKTSNLSEVPVHQYISIPGRGRIYGTPYKTNPILLAGDLDKTKSKAAFRRKGLVTTYEWAIQVFDRYPDRPTELVPGKSIGFDLAVVDKDVAPGTIVPPGTKVQPDYDWIYWGPRWKGMKVLDAGNLGELVLGGAR
- a CDS encoding PmoA family protein, with the protein product MIAPSVLALTLALAGSLDAHAGALSVEVKAGDFDRLDTPVAVVIPADRFAPPVLAALKLGPQTLRLTRDGDEGDMAAQAEFSGEDEANVSVSFLLEGATPARTGRRYRLASAEVTRSTSPWSIDERSPGIWELKNRERSVFRYNAVPAGHPNHASILRRDAYIHPAFSPSGALVTGDFSRLHPHHRGFFLAHTKTQVGSLHPDFWNFQNGSGRIVSEGLTTHAVGPVSAMFRTRHRWEAGGGVVLRETWDVEAHDIPGAKYWLFDLTSTQRAEATPLELLPYRYGGMAYRGAETFEKGPLDVLTSEGHHRVDGDQKPARWVDLTGPVEGGSMPYAGAMICDHPGNTNHPTVARIHPTTLPFFSYTPNHDARVVIRADAPTVFRYRILIHDGHPDPVLDERIWRDFSDPPTLTVAADPA